The DNA window aaatattcatctaaaaataggaaaaaaaataatgatatggtgtaaattttaaattttaactttaatatccaaatacaacaaaaattattaactataaagtCTGTTAACTAATAAACGTAATTTATGTAATGTGCTAACACTATGAacatcttttaaaatatatataaatcagtttactctgtttatttgaattaattgagCGGTTtagaaatattattaattaatccaCCCAATATATTGgcgatttgaatttttattaggttattTCGAGTTATGTTTTATATCAATTTATTGGTTTAGTTTGGGCGATTTATTTGGGTTGAgggttgaaaatatttttgaacACCCATAATTAGTGACTAGATGTAAAGAAGGCATAGTTGGCTAAAATGAAAATGACATTTAGATCATCTGGAGGGTGGAGTTAACTCCCTTCTTCAAATTGTTAATGATTTAGCTAATAGagcactcaaaaaaaaaaaaggtaaattgttaaaaataaagACAATTTAGCTAATTGTAAAAAATGAATTCCAATAGATAATGTATAATTTAGTTATAATAGCTAAGTTCTTAGTCTAAGAAAAATTATAGCTACATTTAACATTTAACAAAGAAAAGTGAGAGTGAGCTAAACactttttaatcatttttttttttatatatatttatttatttgtttttctcttcttttttactTGATATCATTATTTTTGTATTCTTTATtaccattttattattatttaattaatgaagatattttaaaaaaaaatatatttaaatgatgTAAAAGACAAATAGAGAAGTTCATAAATAAAGTAGTATTTTGGTAATCTATTTTAAATGATAGAGGAAAGCAATGCTTTATTTACATCAACTTTTCCAAGTTTGAGCATTGTCAGAAAAACGAAGACATTACAATAAGAATTATAGTTGTTCaataaagaaaaacaataataattatacgAATACATATTTCTTCTTTTATTCCAATagtgagaaagagagagagaacgtACAAATAAATGTGAAACTAAAATCAATGCTTTCTGAACTTACAAGGGCCAGCAGCAcagatcaagaaaaaatatattggaaagaaaataaagaaaaaaaaaagtggaggTGGAGGAAGAAGAGAATTACATTACATGATAAGCTAGCTGATAACACTCGTACATCATACACTGATATAGGGTGTTATTACATGGATAATTATGTTAGACTATAATCTAACAATCTTTGAAGTTGTTACAAAGAATATATTAGACTATAATCTAACTTGATCAACTTCTAGTAGTTAGAGGAAGAAAATGAATACTTGTTTATATTCCCACTTTAAGGtcagttttttctttttctttttttcctctTTCTGTCAAGTGCATTCATTCGCATTCGCATTCTCTTTCTCATTTCATTTCAAATTCTCCGATCGGAAGGACCGATTCaggaaataaaaattaaaaaaaaaaaaaaacaaccggAATAGGTTTTAATCTTTAGAGCTTTTCTTTACTCAATACTAATTGTGAAAGGCAATGCAGCCCCTAGCCTGCATCAAATGATTTTATGTTATAAAATGAAGtgtttaataaaaataagtagTAGTCTATGTCAAGGGAAGTGAAAAGAAGATTGAGATAGACATTACCTGAATGATCATGAGTGTCATGATATGACTTCTTGTTCTAGTTAAGTAGGTTTTTTTAAGGGCTCTCAGCAAGAGCTTCATCAAATTCACCAAATATGTTGGGACATTCATCCCATTTTCCTCGCTCGCGTGCCTCCCAATAGCCACCCATGTAGCGGAAAGGTCCATCTTCACCTTCTCTTTCGAACCATTTTGGTTTCCACCCACTTTCTTGTAATTTCCTTGACTGCATTCCCCATACACCAGATCATACCATTAGAGATAAGAGAAAAAAACGTGAATATGGACATCTTCCTTAGAGAGGAAATGTCAAGTATGTGAGAAAGGTTATTTACAATGCCATTTTGCAAAAATGTCCCATACATACCATTCTTTGCCTTTTCTCTAAACGTTGTTTCTCAGCATTTGCCTTCTCATATTCTCCATTCTCCAAATGCCGTTGGTCTGGTCTAAGCCTGGAATCCGTAGGTGGAAGCTTCTCCTTAATTCCGTGATCAAATACCCGGGATCAGACAAAGCTATAAAAAACGATTAGAGATGCATAAGAGGAAGATGAAAATGCATGTCAAATAATCTCTTTGTTTTTCTCTAATATATCATGTCTACCTGCAAACCTTCCGTTAGCTCGTTCAAAGTGATTGCAAATGAAGTTAAGTTGTATCGAGTGAGATTAACCGGTGGCATAGTCCTTTTCCACAATAATGATGCATCCGAAGAGGAACTACAATCTTTCATATTGTTGCCCCTGTCACCATTGACATAATACATGCTTTCATCCCACTTTCCAAATATTGTAGCAACTTTTTTCCCCATAACATCTTCAACAAATCCATGAACCTGCATTTGTATTACATCATCAGATATGAACGAATCTATTATATATGGTAGAGAATTGAAGAGCTAGACTGAAACATATATACTAACCTGGTGAGGATTTCGGTCAAGAATAGTCTGCTCCTTAAACTTGAGTTTACAGGATAACTGGCGATTACCACTGATGTGCATGATTCCATGATGGTCGCAATACACTTTTCCAAGGATAAGGTTGTATATAGTTGTTGTTACCTATGAGCATATGATCACAACTTTATTAGAATAAATTGAACATGCCCATTAAAATAAAGACACAGAAAATAGAGATAACTTGACCATAATTCACTCACCTTGCTCCACTGGAAAACTTCACCATCATCAAATTCTACTGTCAGAAGTCCAACAGGGTCCAGCTGAATTGACCTTCCCCAAAATTTTGTGCGGAGGTTACTGTCACCCCAGAATTTCCAACCTCTACCTTCACAGTGACAGGCAATCAGTGTTGGGTGGTGACTCACCTGTTATATAGTAATGCAGGAATGTTACTTACATACATTAAAAGGAAGATTGACACCACTTCTATCATATTGTAAGTCAAAAGTAATTGGTAAAAATAGGTTCAATCAAACCGCTACAAAAAGAAGATCAGTTTATATAATGACATTACGAATTAATATCTATATTTTACTAAACGCCCCTTAATTCAATAAATCGTTGTTCTTGGTCAAGAAAAATTCTGCAAAGAGATTATTCTATCCCAATACTCCTGTATTTCATGATTGATTAGCagtaattaacaaattagatTTGTATATATACCTTCTCAGAGAAGAAGCGAATTCCTTTATCAGGAAAGTCAGCTTCATAAGTTTCCCCTAACAAAG is part of the Cannabis sativa cultivar Pink pepper isolate KNU-18-1 chromosome 5, ASM2916894v1, whole genome shotgun sequence genome and encodes:
- the LOC115716278 gene encoding oxysterol-binding protein-related protein 2A isoform X3, with amino-acid sequence MLSEFSDIQSHLSVVCEERSNLLDTLRQLEAANITETSGINDGEYQLTKHDFSSLGRGKYSECSTTESDDIEKQELEEVSEEDELSFYDSKEYFTEPTTGIGTIKGASNNMDKHGKMQSQKEVVDSKYTYVERRKKLPDPVEKEKGVSLWSMIKDNVGKDLTRVCLPVYFNEPISSLQKCCEDMEYSYLLDRAYEHGRAGDSIQRALNVAAFAVSAYASSEGRHCKPFNPLLGETYEADFPDKGIRFFSEKVSHHPTLIACHCEGRGWKFWGDSNLRTKFWGRSIQLDPVGLLTVEFDDGEVFQWSKVTTTIYNLILGKVYCDHHGIMHISGNRQLSCKLKFKEQTILDRNPHQVHGFVEDVMGKKVATIFGKWDESMYYVNGDRGNNMKDCSSSSDASLLWKRTMPPVNLTRYNLTSFAITLNELTEGLQEKLPPTDSRLRPDQRHLENGEYEKANAEKQRLEKRQRMSRKLQESGWKPKWFEREGEDGPFRYMGGYWEARERGKWDECPNIFGEFDEALAESP